The following proteins are co-located in the Acidimicrobiales bacterium genome:
- a CDS encoding multifunctional oxoglutarate decarboxylase/oxoglutarate dehydrogenase thiamine pyrophosphate-binding subunit/dihydrolipoyllysine-residue succinyltransferase subunit, whose protein sequence is MPEQRTDESFGSFGPNAWLVEDMYEQYRRDPSSVSESWQEFFADYRRDDGAASVADAGPAAPATDGAPSSPSAPTAPAAPAAVAAPARPSAPGEAAAAPAEGPSGGAARPAPPQPQPQAPPRPPTSPEADGEEAPPMPIRGAAARIVSNMEASLGVPTATSVRQVPAKLLEVNRTILNNHLLRTSGGKVSFTHLIGFAVVRALESVPAMNASFVADVDGKGTPGVVRHPHVGLGLAVDVARSDGSRTLLVPCIKAADTLDFRSFLVAYEDLIRKVRTNKISVDDFAGTTVSLTNPGTVGTAMSVPRLMAGQGLIVGVGSLNYPVEYEAADPRMLAQLGVSKVITLTSTYDHRIIQGAESGTYLSRIHQLLLGEDGFYHDVFRSMGVPYEPVEWRPDVNPVDQERGHLVKQMHVQTLINMYRVRGHLIADLDPLEARPPRMHAELDPATYGLTLWDLDREFLTDGLAGRDMLTLGETLGILRDAYCRTAGVEYMHIQEPDQKRWIQDHVEGVPTRLSQDEQRHLLGRLNAAEAFERFLHSKYIGQKRFGLEGAESAIPLLDAVLDEAAKAGVTEAFMGMAHRGRLNVLANIVGKSYGEIFREFEGDIDPESVQGSGDVKYHRGASGKFVGLSGAELPVTLASNPSHLEAVDPVVEGMARARQDLSDEPATFPVLSLLVHGDAAFAGQGVVAETLNLSNLRGYRTGGTVHLVINNQLGFTTAPEAGRSSLYATDVAKMVQAPIFHVNGDDPEACVRVGRLAFAFRQEFRKDVVIDMVCYRRFGHNEGDEPSYTQPQMYERIESKRSVRKLYTEALVKRGDITLEDAERALDDFSARLEAALDQTRSSAPPRPTTLPEVKAPPAPVAPIGTAVERAVLDRIADRLHHPPEGLSVHPKLARQLESRASVYAGGEVDWSLAEALAFGSMLLEGTDVRLTGQDTRRGTFSQRHAVLVDYHSGTEYLPLVALAAEGGNGSRGRFFVYDSSLSEYAALGFEYGYSVVHGDALVAWEAQFGDFINEAQVVVDEFIMAAQDKWGQSSSLVLLLPHGYEGQGPDHSSARMERFLTLAAEDNSCLVNLTTAGQYFHLLRSQVHREMRRPLVIFTPKSLLRSKAARTAIEDLTDGHFRAVLDDPATGEAGARVDPGTVERVVLCTGKVAYDAMAARDARLEQGEAPVSAVVRVEQLYPWPEDGIATLLARYEKASEVVWLQEEPENMGAWAFVHGRLHRLLRNDFTLRHVSRIEAGSPATGSTAMHQLEAKDLLARALQPFD, encoded by the coding sequence CGCCGACGCCGGGCCCGCTGCACCCGCGACCGATGGAGCCCCGAGTTCCCCGAGCGCTCCGACGGCCCCGGCTGCGCCTGCGGCCGTGGCGGCTCCCGCCCGGCCTTCGGCGCCAGGTGAGGCTGCCGCGGCGCCGGCCGAAGGTCCCTCGGGCGGCGCGGCGCGGCCCGCTCCGCCCCAGCCCCAGCCCCAGGCCCCGCCGCGACCGCCGACCTCGCCCGAGGCGGACGGTGAGGAAGCGCCGCCCATGCCCATCCGCGGTGCCGCGGCTCGCATCGTCTCCAACATGGAGGCCAGCCTCGGCGTGCCGACGGCCACCAGCGTGCGCCAGGTGCCGGCCAAGTTGCTCGAGGTCAACCGCACCATCCTGAACAACCACCTGTTGCGCACCAGCGGCGGCAAGGTGAGCTTCACCCACCTGATCGGCTTCGCCGTGGTCCGGGCCCTGGAGTCGGTCCCGGCCATGAACGCCAGCTTCGTGGCTGACGTCGACGGCAAAGGTACGCCCGGTGTCGTGCGTCACCCCCACGTCGGCCTCGGGTTGGCCGTGGACGTGGCGCGGTCGGACGGGTCGCGGACTCTCCTCGTGCCCTGCATCAAGGCCGCCGACACGTTGGACTTTCGCAGCTTTCTGGTCGCGTACGAGGATCTGATCCGCAAGGTGCGGACGAACAAGATCAGCGTCGACGACTTCGCAGGCACGACGGTCAGCCTGACCAACCCGGGGACGGTCGGCACGGCGATGTCGGTGCCGAGACTGATGGCCGGCCAGGGGCTGATCGTGGGCGTCGGCTCTCTCAACTACCCCGTCGAGTACGAGGCCGCCGATCCTCGCATGCTGGCCCAGCTGGGTGTGAGCAAGGTCATCACCCTGACCTCGACCTACGACCACCGCATCATCCAGGGGGCCGAGTCGGGGACGTACCTGTCGAGGATCCACCAGCTGCTCCTCGGCGAGGACGGCTTCTACCATGACGTGTTCCGGTCGATGGGCGTGCCCTACGAGCCCGTCGAGTGGCGGCCCGACGTCAACCCTGTCGATCAGGAGCGCGGCCATCTCGTCAAGCAGATGCACGTGCAGACCCTTATCAACATGTACCGGGTCAGGGGCCACTTGATCGCCGACCTCGATCCGCTGGAGGCCCGTCCGCCGAGGATGCACGCGGAGCTCGATCCCGCGACCTACGGCCTGACCCTGTGGGACCTCGACCGCGAGTTCCTCACCGACGGTCTGGCCGGGCGGGACATGCTCACGCTGGGCGAGACCCTCGGCATTCTGCGCGACGCCTACTGCCGGACCGCCGGCGTCGAGTACATGCACATCCAGGAGCCCGACCAGAAGCGTTGGATCCAGGACCACGTCGAGGGCGTCCCGACCAGGCTCAGCCAGGACGAGCAGCGTCACCTCCTCGGCCGGCTGAACGCCGCCGAGGCGTTCGAGCGCTTCCTGCACAGCAAGTACATCGGCCAGAAGCGGTTCGGTCTCGAAGGAGCCGAGTCGGCCATACCGCTGTTGGACGCGGTACTCGACGAGGCGGCCAAGGCGGGGGTGACCGAGGCCTTCATGGGCATGGCCCACCGGGGCCGTCTCAACGTGCTGGCCAACATCGTGGGCAAGTCCTACGGAGAGATCTTCCGCGAGTTCGAAGGCGACATCGACCCGGAGTCGGTGCAGGGATCCGGCGACGTCAAGTACCACAGGGGCGCCTCCGGAAAGTTCGTCGGTCTCTCGGGCGCCGAGCTGCCCGTCACCCTGGCGTCGAATCCCTCCCACCTCGAGGCCGTGGACCCGGTCGTCGAAGGGATGGCGCGGGCCCGCCAGGACCTGTCGGACGAGCCGGCCACGTTTCCCGTGCTGTCGCTCCTGGTCCACGGGGACGCCGCCTTCGCCGGACAGGGCGTGGTGGCCGAGACCCTCAACCTGTCCAATCTGCGCGGCTACCGGACCGGCGGGACCGTCCACCTGGTGATCAACAACCAGCTGGGCTTCACGACCGCACCCGAGGCCGGGCGCTCGAGCCTCTACGCCACCGACGTGGCCAAGATGGTCCAGGCGCCGATCTTCCACGTGAACGGCGACGACCCCGAGGCCTGCGTGCGGGTGGGGAGGCTGGCCTTCGCGTTCCGCCAGGAGTTCCGCAAGGACGTCGTCATCGACATGGTTTGCTACCGGCGGTTCGGCCACAACGAAGGAGACGAGCCGAGCTACACCCAGCCCCAGATGTACGAGCGGATCGAGAGCAAGCGGTCCGTGCGCAAGCTCTACACCGAGGCCCTGGTGAAGCGGGGAGACATCACCCTGGAGGACGCCGAGCGCGCCCTGGACGACTTCTCGGCCCGCCTCGAGGCCGCTCTCGACCAGACGCGCTCGTCAGCCCCACCGCGGCCCACCACGCTGCCCGAGGTGAAGGCGCCCCCGGCCCCGGTGGCGCCGATCGGTACGGCCGTGGAGCGGGCCGTGCTCGATCGCATCGCCGACCGGTTGCACCACCCGCCCGAGGGCCTCAGCGTCCATCCCAAGCTCGCCCGCCAGTTGGAGTCCAGGGCGAGCGTCTACGCCGGGGGAGAGGTGGACTGGTCGCTGGCCGAGGCCCTGGCCTTCGGGTCGATGCTGTTGGAGGGCACCGACGTCCGCCTCACCGGTCAGGACACCCGGCGGGGGACCTTCAGCCAGCGCCACGCCGTGCTCGTCGATTACCACAGCGGCACCGAGTACCTGCCGCTCGTCGCCCTGGCCGCCGAGGGTGGAAACGGTAGCCGGGGCCGCTTCTTCGTCTACGACTCATCGCTGTCGGAGTACGCCGCCCTCGGCTTCGAGTACGGCTACTCGGTGGTCCACGGCGACGCCCTGGTCGCCTGGGAAGCACAGTTCGGCGACTTCATCAACGAAGCCCAGGTCGTGGTGGACGAGTTCATCATGGCGGCCCAGGACAAGTGGGGCCAGAGCTCGTCGCTGGTGCTGCTGCTTCCACACGGCTACGAGGGACAGGGTCCCGATCACTCCTCGGCGCGGATGGAGCGCTTCCTGACTTTGGCGGCCGAGGACAACTCCTGTCTCGTGAACCTCACGACCGCAGGCCAGTACTTCCACCTGCTGCGGTCCCAGGTGCACCGCGAGATGCGCCGGCCGCTGGTGATCTTCACGCCCAAGTCGTTGCTGCGGTCGAAGGCGGCCCGCACGGCGATCGAGGACCTGACCGACGGACACTTCCGGGCCGTGCTCGACGACCCCGCGACCGGAGAGGCCGGCGCCCGCGTGGATCCCGGCACGGTCGAGCGGGTCGTGCTCTGCACCGGCAAGGTCGCCTACGACGCCATGGCCGCCCGAGACGCCCGGCTCGAGCAGGGCGAGGCGCCGGTCAGCGCGGTGGTCCGGGTGGAGCAGCTGTACCCGTGGCCCGAGGACGGTATCGCCACGTTGCTGGCCCGCTACGAGAAAGCCAGCGAGGTGGTGTGGCTCCAGGAGGAGCCGGAGAACATGGGCGCCTGGGCCTTCGTGCACGGACGGCTCCACCGCCTGCTTCGCAACGACTTCACGCTCCGCCACGTGAGCCGGATCGAGGCGGGGAGCCCGGCCACCGGCAGCACGGCCATGCACCAGCTGGAGGCGAAGGACCTGCTGGCCCGCGCCCTGCAGCCGTTCGACTGA
- a CDS encoding HAD-IA family hydrolase, producing the protein MTELKAVLFDLGGVILTSPFEAFTDYERAHGLPDGFIRSLNATNSDDNAWARLERNAVSFEEFCRLFEAEARSAGHQLDAAAVMRLLAGEIRPAMVTAVRRCQERLRTAALTNNFTLPDGDPAMTEIRELFDVIVESSRIGVRKPDPRFYELACAELGVAPSESVFLDDLGVNLKSARALGMTTIKVDDPARAIAELETVVGFALG; encoded by the coding sequence ATGACCGAGCTGAAGGCCGTCCTGTTCGACCTCGGCGGGGTGATCCTGACCAGCCCGTTCGAGGCCTTCACCGACTACGAGCGGGCCCACGGGCTGCCGGACGGCTTCATCCGCTCGCTGAACGCGACCAACTCCGACGACAACGCCTGGGCCCGCCTCGAGCGCAACGCCGTGAGCTTCGAGGAGTTCTGCCGGCTCTTCGAGGCCGAGGCCCGCAGCGCTGGTCACCAGCTCGACGCCGCCGCCGTGATGCGACTCCTGGCCGGTGAGATCCGCCCGGCGATGGTGACCGCCGTGCGCCGCTGCCAGGAACGGCTGCGGACCGCGGCGCTCACGAACAACTTCACCCTTCCGGACGGCGATCCGGCGATGACCGAGATCCGCGAGCTGTTCGACGTGATCGTCGAGTCGAGTCGGATCGGTGTTCGCAAGCCCGACCCTCGCTTCTACGAGCTGGCCTGCGCCGAGCTCGGCGTGGCGCCCAGTGAGTCCGTGTTCCTCGATGATCTCGGTGTCAACCTGAAGTCGGCCCGGGCCCTCGGCATGACGACGATCAAGGTGGACGACCCCGCTCGCGCCATCGCCGAGCTCGAAACGGTCGTGGGGTTCGCGCTCGGGTAA